The following are encoded together in the Anaerostipes caccae L1-92 genome:
- a CDS encoding M14 family metallopeptidase, with the protein MIKETLYTTDSYLREEFKIEGFRFGSTGEDSEPSACIVGSMRGNEFQQLFICSLLVKRLKELETSGSIVGNHEILVIPSLNNSSMNVGMRYWVSDNSDINREFPGNPQGEPTSRLAASIFAKVKGYRYGIQFPSFYRKGDFIPHVRMQPTGKESASLANLFGLPYVITSKQRSFDVKTLNYNWQINGTDAFSVYSGDTGHINEFSAKQAVSAVLRFLTRMGILKYNCHNGYIASIIEEEDMAEVKTEAPGFFRRLVNVGEEVHRGQLLGEILDPYEGDIISEVHSTVDGIVFYAKKDPMILENASAFQIIKKLHE; encoded by the coding sequence ATGATCAAAGAGACGTTATATACGACAGATTCCTACCTCAGGGAAGAATTTAAAATAGAGGGATTCCGGTTCGGAAGTACAGGCGAAGACTCAGAACCGTCTGCCTGCATTGTCGGTTCCATGAGAGGAAATGAATTTCAGCAGCTTTTTATCTGCTCTCTGCTGGTAAAGAGACTGAAGGAGCTGGAAACATCCGGCTCGATTGTGGGAAACCATGAGATTCTGGTCATTCCTTCACTGAATAATTCATCAATGAATGTAGGGATGCGGTATTGGGTATCGGACAACAGTGACATCAACCGGGAGTTTCCGGGGAATCCGCAGGGAGAGCCGACCAGTCGTCTTGCGGCCAGTATATTTGCGAAAGTAAAGGGCTACCGTTATGGAATTCAGTTTCCTTCCTTTTACCGGAAAGGAGATTTTATACCCCATGTCCGGATGCAGCCGACCGGAAAGGAAAGTGCAAGTCTGGCAAACTTATTCGGACTGCCCTATGTGATTACAAGCAAGCAGAGAAGTTTTGATGTGAAGACGCTGAATTATAACTGGCAGATCAACGGGACCGATGCATTTTCAGTCTATTCCGGTGATACAGGACATATCAATGAGTTTTCGGCGAAACAGGCTGTATCTGCTGTTTTGCGGTTTTTAACCAGAATGGGAATTTTAAAATATAATTGCCATAACGGCTATATTGCAAGTATTATAGAAGAAGAGGACATGGCGGAAGTCAAGACGGAGGCACCGGGATTTTTCCGGCGTCTTGTCAATGTCGGAGAGGAAGTGCACCGGGGACAGCTCTTAGGGGAGATTCTGGACCCTTACGAGGGAGATATTATTTCTGAGGTGCATTCCACCGTAGATGGAATCGTTTTTTACGCGAAGAAGGATCCAATGATCTTGGAGAATGCTTCTGCGTTTCAAATCATAAAGAAGCTGCACGAATAG
- a CDS encoding DUF1292 domain-containing protein, whose product MSEDINVEADVFEEENPIIHLEMEDGVQLDCAVICIFGIEEQDYIALVPVKDLENDEEESELLLYRYEELPDDEVQLDNIEDDEEYEMVSAAFDAILDDEDDEEE is encoded by the coding sequence ATGAGTGAAGATATCAACGTAGAAGCTGACGTATTTGAAGAAGAAAATCCAATCATCCATCTGGAAATGGAGGATGGTGTCCAGCTCGACTGCGCCGTGATCTGTATCTTCGGCATCGAAGAACAGGATTATATCGCCCTGGTTCCCGTAAAAGACCTTGAGAACGATGAGGAAGAAAGCGAACTGCTTCTTTACCGCTACGAAGAATTGCCGGATGATGAAGTTCAGCTGGACAATATCGAGGACGACGAGGAATATGAGATGGTTTCCGCTGCTTTTGATGCTATTTTAGACGACGAGGATGACGAAGAAGAATAA
- a CDS encoding M14 family metallopeptidase, which yields MIETVVSVKLPVRETLRIKKNSLHPDVMTGREKRICLVSGLYGDELGGQYICGEIIKRIKEDYDSLSGIVDVYPSVNPLGLDARSRSIPVTQEDYSAVFPGDLKGELGEYTAAKLLGDMESADCVIDIHSSNIFLQEIPQVRLNSDADERLLCLAGYMNTDLIWIHPSTTVNEGSLSYALNERGVPCMVTESGAAFRIKYDFCRQIIEGVFAVMKELGIWKGPSAEPKRAPVVHDDGIHYLNCETNGLFVTHKKVKDHVKKGEIIGSVTSPILGAVEEEIIAPVDGILMTVREHPGVTEGSLIARVVGGDLI from the coding sequence ATGATTGAGACAGTAGTATCAGTAAAACTCCCGGTGCGGGAGACATTAAGGATTAAGAAGAATTCCCTGCATCCGGACGTGATGACGGGAAGAGAAAAGAGAATCTGCCTCGTTTCGGGTTTATATGGAGATGAGCTTGGAGGACAGTATATATGCGGAGAGATCATAAAGAGGATCAAAGAGGACTATGATTCCCTGTCAGGAATCGTGGACGTATATCCGTCGGTCAACCCTCTGGGGCTGGACGCCAGGAGCCGGAGCATCCCGGTCACACAGGAAGATTACAGCGCGGTATTTCCGGGAGATTTAAAGGGGGAACTCGGGGAATATACGGCGGCTAAGCTGCTGGGGGATATGGAGAGTGCAGACTGTGTCATTGACATCCACTCCAGCAATATTTTTCTTCAGGAGATTCCACAGGTGAGATTAAACAGCGATGCGGACGAACGTCTGCTCTGCCTTGCGGGCTATATGAACACGGATCTGATCTGGATACATCCGTCCACGACAGTGAATGAGGGAAGCTTATCCTATGCCCTGAATGAGCGGGGAGTGCCCTGTATGGTCACAGAATCAGGGGCCGCGTTCAGGATCAAATATGACTTCTGCCGACAGATCATAGAGGGAGTGTTTGCTGTCATGAAGGAACTGGGCATCTGGAAGGGCCCGTCTGCAGAACCGAAGAGAGCCCCGGTCGTCCATGATGACGGGATTCATTATCTGAATTGTGAGACGAATGGTTTGTTTGTGACCCACAAAAAGGTGAAAGATCATGTGAAAAAGGGTGAGATCATCGGCAGTGTCACAAGTCCGATTTTAGGAGCTGTGGAGGAAGAAATCATTGCTCCGGTGGACGGTATTCTGATGACTGTCCGAGAGCATCCGGGTGTCACAGAGGGATCACTGATCGCCAGAGTCGTGGGAGGTGACCTGATATGA
- a CDS encoding EAL domain-containing protein: MRQLRQNSILKRILVPLLLLVILQVAVLAGLLFGGGVMNRLNQNSVDIINERVINRKNYLEDEMVKRWSNLDSALNGINQSAEKLKTDDAKKFSRIDSDSSVYTGLLDESMEELISLIRQNMVTGAFVVLNTKDLSKEEENRGYQNKPGIYIRDYDPVAAPSENNTDLLAERMPSALVKKWKIGMDTGWNSGFDFKDSSVDYYSFLYEPYMAAEKYPELKTADLAYWSKTYTLANNPKEVISYSVPLRLSDGTVYGVLGIELSTDYLKKLISFNELSENKNSAYILGVQDGGKGNQLQNVMVSGPAYNMYMKQSKSINLVASKDYDNAFTIGGSDADLLCSNVHYINLYNTNTPFADQKWALIGVVPTDQLFSFSNKFNKTLVIVVTALFIASIIGVLVISILITRPVISLASDVKNSNPSEPIALRRTGVKELDELGGSFEKLSSDVFQASRKFAQILRMASIKIGGFEIDWNENQLFMTEDFFRVFRSEKIRKNMSIEEFTENMEMFRRYVSRKNEQDHIYIFEIPDKEDLFWVRLSIRYEEDKIVGLAEDITKETLELKKMEYERDYDLLTNILNRRAFNARLEQLFQKGKDVLGTAALMMIDLDNLKFLNDSYGHDFGDKYIQKTAAGLKKYTPKESVVARMSGDEFFVFFYGYDSKDAIRKKINHCWSKMDEEYLELPNKQKFRLRMSGGIAWYPDNTDDYTKLIKYADFAMYKVKKRGKGRYGEFDRESYFQDAYLLQNKEELNHLIEEELIEYYFQPIIDVKTGETFAYEALMRSRLDSIPTVYEILSLAKQESKLYEIERLTWFKSMESFVDLVQSKAVKRGTRVFINSIPNQDLDEKDVERFELQYGEYLDLIVQEITEEERGNRMMQAKKEERMHRWGGGIAIDDYGSGYNSEHLLLSVTAQYLKIDMKIIRDIHLDRNKQQIVKNIIYYAHERDIRIIAEGVEAYEEMQTVVKLGADYIQGYYFAKPSLLVQRIDEQKKKRLLDLQS; encoded by the coding sequence ATGAGACAGTTAAGGCAAAATTCAATTTTAAAAAGAATATTGGTACCTCTTCTTCTGCTGGTCATCCTCCAGGTAGCAGTCCTTGCGGGACTTCTGTTCGGAGGCGGGGTCATGAACCGTCTGAACCAGAATTCTGTGGATATCATTAATGAGCGTGTTATCAACCGAAAGAATTATCTGGAAGATGAGATGGTGAAGCGATGGTCCAATCTGGATTCTGCCTTAAACGGGATCAACCAGTCGGCAGAGAAACTGAAGACGGACGATGCAAAAAAGTTTTCAAGGATTGACAGTGACAGTTCGGTTTATACCGGTCTTCTGGACGAGAGCATGGAAGAATTGATCTCGCTGATTCGTCAAAACATGGTGACAGGGGCATTTGTGGTTCTTAATACCAAAGATCTTTCAAAAGAGGAAGAAAACCGCGGGTATCAAAATAAGCCCGGGATTTATATCAGGGATTATGATCCGGTGGCTGCACCGTCTGAGAACAACACAGACCTTCTCGCGGAACGGATGCCTTCTGCCCTGGTAAAGAAGTGGAAGATCGGGATGGATACCGGGTGGAATTCGGGATTTGATTTCAAAGATTCCTCTGTCGATTACTATTCTTTTTTGTATGAGCCGTACATGGCCGCAGAGAAATACCCGGAGCTCAAAACAGCGGATCTGGCATACTGGAGCAAGACTTATACTCTGGCCAACAATCCAAAAGAAGTGATTTCCTATTCTGTCCCGCTCAGGCTGAGCGACGGGACAGTTTACGGAGTCCTGGGCATTGAGCTGTCTACTGATTATTTAAAGAAACTGATCTCATTCAATGAACTCAGTGAGAATAAGAACAGTGCTTACATACTCGGCGTACAGGACGGAGGAAAAGGAAATCAGCTTCAGAATGTCATGGTCAGCGGGCCTGCTTACAATATGTATATGAAGCAGAGCAAATCAATCAATCTGGTTGCATCAAAAGACTATGACAATGCTTTCACCATCGGAGGATCTGATGCAGATCTGCTTTGCAGCAATGTCCACTATATCAATCTTTATAACACGAATACACCGTTTGCAGATCAGAAATGGGCGCTGATCGGTGTTGTTCCCACGGATCAGCTGTTTTCATTTTCCAACAAATTTAACAAGACACTTGTGATTGTAGTGACAGCACTGTTTATTGCCAGCATCATAGGAGTGCTGGTGATCAGTATTCTGATCACGCGGCCGGTCATCAGCCTGGCATCGGATGTCAAAAACAGCAATCCGAGCGAACCCATTGCGCTGAGAAGAACCGGGGTTAAAGAACTGGATGAATTGGGAGGGTCTTTTGAAAAGCTGAGCTCAGATGTCTTTCAGGCGTCCAGGAAGTTTGCACAGATCCTGCGGATGGCCAGCATAAAAATCGGCGGTTTTGAGATTGATTGGAATGAAAACCAGCTTTTTATGACAGAAGATTTTTTCCGGGTATTTCGCAGTGAAAAAATCCGGAAGAACATGTCGATTGAAGAATTCACAGAAAACATGGAGATGTTTCGGCGGTATGTGAGCAGGAAAAATGAACAGGATCATATTTATATTTTCGAGATACCGGATAAGGAAGATCTGTTCTGGGTACGCCTGAGCATACGGTATGAAGAGGACAAAATCGTCGGTTTGGCAGAAGATATCACCAAGGAGACTCTGGAACTCAAGAAGATGGAGTATGAGAGGGATTATGACCTGCTCACGAATATACTGAACAGGAGAGCGTTTAATGCCAGGCTGGAGCAGCTGTTTCAGAAAGGAAAAGATGTTCTGGGCACTGCAGCTCTGATGATGATCGATCTGGATAATCTCAAATTTTTAAATGACTCTTACGGACATGACTTTGGAGATAAATATATCCAGAAAACTGCAGCAGGACTCAAAAAATATACTCCCAAAGAGTCGGTAGTGGCCAGGATGTCCGGTGATGAATTTTTCGTCTTCTTCTACGGATATGATTCAAAGGATGCAATACGAAAGAAAATAAATCACTGCTGGTCAAAAATGGATGAAGAATATCTGGAACTTCCAAATAAGCAGAAATTCCGGCTCAGGATGTCGGGAGGGATCGCATGGTATCCGGACAACACCGATGACTATACGAAACTCATTAAGTATGCAGACTTTGCCATGTACAAGGTAAAGAAAAGAGGAAAAGGCAGATATGGGGAATTCGACAGAGAAAGTTATTTTCAGGATGCATATTTGCTGCAGAATAAAGAAGAACTGAATCATCTGATTGAAGAAGAGCTGATCGAATATTACTTCCAGCCGATCATCGATGTGAAGACCGGTGAGACATTTGCATACGAAGCGTTGATGCGTTCCAGACTGGATTCGATTCCTACAGTCTACGAGATTTTGTCTCTGGCGAAACAGGAATCCAAACTGTATGAGATCGAACGCCTGACTTGGTTTAAATCTATGGAATCTTTTGTGGATTTGGTGCAGAGCAAAGCCGTAAAAAGGGGAACCAGAGTTTTTATCAATTCCATTCCAAATCAGGATCTGGATGAAAAAGACGTTGAACGGTTTGAACTTCAGTACGGAGAATACCTTGATCTGATTGTTCAGGAGATTACGGAGGAAGAGCGCGGCAACCGGATGATGCAGGCTAAAAAAGAAGAGAGGATGCATCGGTGGGGAGGCGGCATTGCTATCGATGATTATGGCAGCGGATACAACAGTGAGCACCTGCTGCTGAGCGTGACAGCCCAATATCTCAAGATTGACATGAAGATTATCAGGGATATCCATCTGGACCGCAACAAACAGCAGATTGTTAAAAATATCATATACTATGCCCACGAAAGGGACATCAGGATTATTGCGGAAGGTGTGGAGGCATATGAGGAAATGCAGACGGTAGTGAAGCTGGGGGCAGATTATATCCAGGGATACTATTTTGCAAAGCCGAGCCTGCTCGTCCAGCGCATCGATGAACAGAAGAAGAAACGGCTTTTGGATCTGCAGAGTTAA
- a CDS encoding phosphoribosylformylglycinamidine synthase, with the protein MGQVKRVYVEKKQDYAIKAKELLEEVRQYLGLDVENIRVLIRYDVENVSEESYQKALGTVFSEPPVDEVYEEAFPVEEGETAFSVEFLPGQFDQRADSAQQCLKLLNESEEPVIRSATTYVVKGTLSEDEMGQIKDYCINPVDSRESSEEKPDTLVMEFEEPEDVKIVEGFRGMGEQPFKELYDSLNLAMTFKDFLHIQKYFKEEEQRDPSMTEIRVLDTYWSDHCRHTTFSTELKNIKFQEGFYRAPLEATYEQYMLDHKSIFQGRKDKFVCLMDLALMAMRRLKREGALNDMEESEEINACSIVVPVSIDGEEEEWLVSFKNETHNHPTEIEPFGGAATCLGGAIRDPLSGRSYVYQAMRVTGASDPTVPLKDTLKGKLPQRKIVTGAAHGYSSYGNQIGLATGFVDEIYHPDYVAKRMEIGAVMGAAPRKNVVRETSDPGDIIVLLGGRTGRDGCGGATGSSKVHTEESIETCGAEVQKGNPPTERKIQRLFRREEVSRLIKKCNDFGAGGVSVAIGELADGLTIDLDKVPKKYAGLDGTELAISESQERMAVVLDPKDVDQFLAFSEEENLEAVAVAVVTEEPRLVLSWRGKEIVNLSRAFLDTNGAHQENDVYVEVPHRVSSFFDQEIPKSFTEACIDTLKNLNVCSKKGLVEMFDSTIGAGSVTLPYGGKYQMTPVQTMVAKLPVLHGKTDTVTMMSYGFDPYLSKWSPFHGAVYAITHSIAKIVAAGGDYKKIRLTFQEYFKRLGEDPERWGQPFAALLGAYHAQIGFGLASIGGKDSMSGTFNDIDVPPTLVSFAVDVADGKHVLTPELKRAGNRLVRICIPRDVYNLPVYREAKKVYKRIHRLIEEGAIKSCYAIGFGGTIEAVAKMAFGNGLGVIFDQEVEIKDLVENHYGSFVVEMDTRDIRKLAIPSLLLGEITTTPELVLGNEVVPLKEAVDAWTKPLEEVFPTRSEGSQDVVETRNYTKGKAHFAKNKTAKPKVFIPVFPGTNCEYDSARAFEEAGAEVITKVFKNLDAQGIRDSVDEFEKAIKESQMIMFPGGFSAGDEPEGSAKFFATAFRNEKLKESVMDLLNNRDGLVLGICNGFQALIKLGLVPEGKIVEQTEQSPTLTMNRIGRHISKVAYTKVTSNLSPWFHEVNAGDIFSIPVSHGEGRFVANDDVIKKLFENGQVATQYVDLNGDPTMNEDFNPNGSYYAIEGITSPDGRVLGKMGHSERMGQFVSSNIAGNKNQKIFLSGVNYFK; encoded by the coding sequence ATGGGACAAGTAAAGAGAGTTTATGTGGAAAAGAAACAGGACTATGCCATCAAAGCAAAGGAACTGCTGGAGGAAGTGAGGCAGTACCTGGGACTGGATGTGGAAAATATCCGCGTACTGATCCGCTATGATGTAGAAAATGTTTCTGAGGAAAGCTATCAAAAGGCGCTGGGCACCGTGTTCAGTGAGCCTCCTGTGGATGAAGTTTATGAGGAAGCGTTTCCTGTGGAAGAAGGGGAAACGGCTTTCAGCGTAGAATTCCTCCCGGGGCAGTTTGACCAGAGGGCAGACTCTGCCCAGCAGTGTCTGAAGCTGTTAAATGAAAGTGAGGAACCGGTCATCCGAAGTGCCACTACATATGTAGTAAAGGGAACACTGTCTGAGGATGAGATGGGACAGATCAAAGATTACTGCATCAATCCGGTGGATTCCAGAGAGTCCTCTGAAGAAAAACCGGATACTCTTGTGATGGAGTTTGAGGAGCCGGAGGATGTAAAGATTGTGGAAGGATTCAGGGGTATGGGCGAACAGCCGTTTAAGGAACTCTATGATTCCCTCAACCTGGCTATGACATTCAAGGATTTCCTGCACATCCAGAAGTACTTTAAAGAAGAGGAGCAGAGAGACCCGTCCATGACCGAGATCCGCGTTCTGGACACCTATTGGTCTGATCACTGCCGTCACACGACTTTTTCAACGGAACTTAAAAATATCAAGTTCCAGGAAGGGTTCTACCGTGCGCCTTTGGAGGCGACCTATGAGCAGTACATGCTGGATCATAAGAGCATTTTCCAGGGCAGGAAAGACAAATTTGTATGCCTGATGGACCTTGCGCTGATGGCTATGCGCCGTCTGAAAAGAGAAGGTGCTTTGAATGACATGGAAGAGAGCGAGGAGATCAACGCATGCAGCATCGTGGTGCCTGTTTCCATAGACGGGGAAGAGGAGGAGTGGCTCGTAAGTTTTAAGAATGAGACACATAACCATCCTACAGAGATCGAACCGTTTGGTGGAGCGGCTACCTGCCTCGGAGGAGCTATCAGAGATCCGCTCTCAGGACGCTCTTATGTATACCAGGCTATGCGTGTGACAGGGGCCAGTGATCCTACAGTCCCGTTGAAAGATACATTAAAAGGAAAACTTCCGCAGAGAAAAATCGTGACCGGAGCTGCCCATGGATATAGTTCTTACGGCAACCAGATCGGATTAGCCACGGGATTTGTAGATGAGATTTATCATCCGGATTATGTGGCAAAACGTATGGAGATCGGGGCTGTCATGGGCGCAGCGCCCAGAAAAAACGTCGTAAGGGAAACTTCAGATCCCGGAGATATCATTGTTCTGCTCGGCGGAAGAACCGGACGTGACGGCTGCGGAGGTGCTACGGGATCTTCCAAGGTCCACACGGAAGAGTCCATCGAGACCTGCGGCGCGGAAGTACAGAAAGGTAATCCTCCGACAGAGAGAAAGATCCAGAGGCTGTTTCGAAGGGAAGAAGTCAGCCGGCTGATCAAAAAGTGCAATGATTTCGGTGCAGGCGGAGTTTCCGTGGCGATCGGAGAACTGGCAGACGGACTTACGATCGATCTCGATAAGGTACCGAAAAAGTATGCTGGACTTGACGGAACAGAACTTGCCATTTCTGAATCCCAGGAACGTATGGCGGTTGTCCTGGATCCAAAAGATGTGGACCAGTTCTTAGCCTTTTCCGAGGAAGAAAACCTGGAAGCGGTAGCAGTTGCCGTTGTAACCGAGGAGCCGAGATTAGTACTCTCCTGGAGAGGAAAAGAGATCGTGAATCTCTCCCGTGCATTTTTGGATACCAATGGGGCTCACCAGGAAAATGATGTATATGTGGAAGTTCCGCACCGTGTCAGCAGCTTCTTTGATCAGGAGATTCCAAAGAGCTTTACGGAAGCATGTATTGATACACTGAAAAATCTGAATGTATGCTCCAAGAAAGGACTTGTGGAGATGTTTGACAGCACCATTGGTGCAGGCAGCGTCACTCTGCCTTACGGCGGAAAATATCAGATGACACCGGTTCAGACGATGGTAGCCAAGCTTCCGGTGCTTCACGGAAAAACAGATACTGTGACCATGATGAGTTACGGTTTTGATCCATACTTGTCCAAATGGAGTCCGTTCCACGGAGCAGTTTATGCGATCACTCATTCCATCGCAAAAATCGTGGCAGCCGGCGGTGATTACAAGAAGATCCGTCTGACCTTCCAGGAGTATTTCAAACGGCTTGGCGAAGATCCTGAGCGATGGGGACAGCCATTCGCAGCACTGCTCGGTGCATACCATGCACAGATTGGATTCGGACTTGCATCAATCGGAGGAAAGGACAGTATGTCAGGAACCTTCAACGACATTGATGTGCCTCCGACGCTCGTATCCTTTGCCGTAGATGTGGCAGACGGAAAACATGTGCTTACTCCGGAACTGAAACGTGCCGGCAACCGTCTCGTGCGGATCTGTATTCCGAGGGATGTCTATAACCTTCCGGTTTACAGAGAGGCGAAAAAGGTTTACAAACGAATCCACAGGCTTATAGAAGAAGGTGCAATCAAATCCTGCTATGCCATCGGATTCGGAGGAACTATCGAAGCGGTTGCCAAGATGGCTTTTGGAAATGGCCTTGGAGTTATTTTTGACCAGGAAGTTGAAATCAAAGATCTTGTTGAGAACCATTACGGATCTTTCGTAGTAGAAATGGATACGAGGGATATCAGAAAACTTGCGATTCCAAGCCTTCTTCTCGGTGAGATCACCACAACTCCGGAACTTGTATTAGGAAATGAAGTGGTTCCGCTGAAAGAGGCTGTGGATGCGTGGACCAAGCCTTTGGAAGAGGTCTTCCCAACCCGTTCAGAAGGAAGCCAGGATGTAGTAGAGACAAGAAATTACACCAAAGGCAAGGCGCATTTTGCCAAGAATAAGACAGCGAAACCAAAAGTATTTATTCCGGTATTTCCGGGTACAAACTGCGAATACGATTCTGCAAGGGCGTTTGAAGAAGCAGGGGCAGAGGTGATCACCAAGGTGTTTAAGAATCTGGATGCACAGGGAATCCGTGACTCCGTAGATGAGTTTGAAAAAGCAATCAAAGAGTCACAAATGATTATGTTCCCTGGAGGCTTCAGTGCAGGTGATGAGCCGGAAGGTTCCGCCAAATTCTTTGCAACAGCCTTCCGAAATGAAAAGCTTAAAGAGTCTGTCATGGACCTGCTGAATAATCGGGATGGTCTCGTACTGGGAATCTGCAACGGATTCCAGGCGTTAATTAAACTTGGACTGGTGCCGGAAGGAAAAATCGTGGAACAGACAGAACAGTCTCCGACGCTTACGATGAACCGGATCGGACGGCATATTTCAAAAGTAGCCTATACGAAAGTGACATCAAATCTGTCACCGTGGTTCCATGAAGTGAATGCGGGAGACATTTTCAGTATCCCTGTTTCACACGGCGAAGGACGTTTTGTGGCCAATGACGATGTGATCAAAAAGCTGTTTGAAAACGGCCAGGTGGCAACCCAGTATGTGGACTTAAATGGAGATCCTACAATGAATGAGGACTTTAATCCAAATGGTTCCTACTATGCCATCGAGGGTATCACAAGCCCGGACGGAAGGGTGTTAGGAAAGATGGGACACTCAGAGCGTATGGGACAGTTCGTATCCAGCAATATTGCAGGAAATAAGAATCAAAAGATATTCCTGTCAGGAGTCAATTATTTTAAATAA
- a CDS encoding cation:proton antiporter yields the protein MEEYRYLLDIAVILALTKSFSLFSRKVNMPPVVGALIAGIILGPVMLNVIEPSDTILSLAEIGVIVLMFQAGLETDIRELKRSGKAAMVIALCGVVVPLAVGAVISFMFEKNLMENIFVGVILTATSVSITVETLQDMGKLKGRVGTAILGAAIIDDILGIILLSVMTSIGKAGTVELTGVLMIIGKMALFFVISGAGGIFVYKFFRRMSTMKVNNEQVHRRRVPVLALAFCLFLAFLAELFGIADITGAYLAGIILCRIPETYYIHRKVECISYMLITPIFFASIGLKVEVAGMTQTMIIFTVLISIAAVLTKIIGCGIGAKVCKYSYKESLKIGAGMVCRGEVALIVAQKGIHVGLLREEMFAPMVIMVLVTTLLAPILLKLFFSEWFSGLTYRTGKR from the coding sequence ATGGAAGAATACAGATATTTATTAGATATAGCGGTGATACTGGCTTTGACAAAGTCTTTCAGCCTGTTTTCGCGAAAAGTAAACATGCCTCCGGTAGTCGGAGCTTTGATTGCAGGCATCATACTGGGACCGGTGATGCTGAACGTGATCGAACCGTCTGACACGATCCTGAGTCTGGCAGAGATCGGTGTGATTGTCCTGATGTTTCAGGCAGGGCTGGAGACCGATATAAGGGAACTGAAACGCAGCGGAAAAGCAGCCATGGTGATTGCGCTGTGCGGAGTTGTCGTGCCCCTGGCGGTCGGAGCGGTCATCTCTTTTATGTTTGAAAAGAACTTAATGGAAAATATTTTTGTGGGAGTCATTTTGACTGCCACATCTGTGAGCATTACCGTAGAAACCCTTCAGGACATGGGCAAACTTAAGGGGCGGGTCGGAACAGCGATCTTAGGCGCAGCGATCATTGATGATATCCTGGGTATTATCCTGCTCTCTGTTATGACAAGCATTGGAAAAGCGGGAACAGTTGAGCTTACCGGAGTGCTTATGATCATTGGCAAGATGGCGCTGTTTTTCGTTATTTCAGGTGCCGGCGGAATTTTTGTGTACAAGTTTTTCCGCAGGATGTCCACGATGAAAGTAAACAATGAACAGGTCCACAGAAGGCGGGTTCCGGTGCTTGCACTGGCATTCTGCCTGTTTCTGGCATTTTTGGCCGAATTATTTGGAATTGCAGATATCACCGGGGCATATCTGGCAGGAATTATCCTGTGCAGAATACCGGAGACTTACTATATTCACCGAAAGGTGGAGTGTATCTCATACATGCTGATTACCCCGATTTTCTTTGCCAGCATCGGCCTCAAAGTCGAAGTGGCGGGAATGACGCAGACGATGATTATCTTCACTGTGCTTATCAGTATTGCCGCTGTCCTGACGAAGATCATCGGCTGCGGCATCGGAGCTAAGGTCTGTAAGTATTCTTATAAGGAGTCCTTAAAGATCGGGGCCGGCATGGTCTGCAGGGGAGAGGTTGCGCTGATCGTTGCACAAAAAGGAATCCATGTGGGGCTGCTCAGGGAAGAGATGTTTGCGCCTATGGTCATTATGGTGTTGGTGACAACCCTTTTGGCGCCGATTCTTCTCAAGCTGTTTTTTTCAGAGTGGTTCAGCGGATTGACGTATAGGACAGGAAAGAGATAA